One window from the genome of Pieris napi chromosome 12, ilPieNapi1.2, whole genome shotgun sequence encodes:
- the LOC125054705 gene encoding probable cytochrome P450 6a13, which yields MAVLQLTSSILHEIFLLGFVSLLLVYVWFKYRFTYWARKGVQGPRPEFPFGNVRQVIQRKQQFFQPFCDTYFQFKKLPYVGVYSFHTPVLCINDPDLAKHIIIKDFDHFQSHGIFSSASVGEPLGGHLFNIAGPKWRNIRTKISPAFTPVKLKSFFPLVEKIASQAVEYGDAHYAEGKPVDFSEFYAKYAMEIVGSVGFGVENDGLKKETEFYQRGNEYFVPKSIYWTVIRAISFFAPDIFKKMGVNRTNPAINNFFYGLVKDTVSFREKNNYYRNDFLQTLIELQKSESEKQVGNGSNQFTFTDVAANTMLYMFAGYETSATTGMFAAYEMARNPQVQDKVRQEVQTVLAKYNGQFTYEAQNEMTYMNMVLDETMRKHPPLRALFRRCNKDYKLPDSDLVIENGTLVFVPIQSIQMDPDIFEDPERFDPERFAPEKKAKMHPCIWMPFGEGPRKCLGLRQGYIQSKMALVKLLTKYEFTLHEKTIEPLQIKPTSLACAAEGGVWINLKPLETACK from the exons atgGCTGTATTGCAATTAACTTCTTCGATACTCCATGAGATATTTCTCTTGGGGTTTGTCAGCTTACTCTTAGTATACGTTTGGTTCAAATATAGGTTTACGTACTGGGCCAGAAAAGGGGTACAAGGTCCTAGGCCGGAGTTCCCGTTCGGAAATGTAAGACAAGTTATCCAGCGAAAGCAGCAATTCTTCCAGCCATTCTGTGACacttattttcaatttaaaaagttgcCGTATGTCGGAGTATATTCCTTCCACACACCAGTACTATGTATTAACGATCCGGATCTAGCAAAgcacattataataaaagattttgacCATTTCCAATCGCATGGGATATTCTCAAGTGCAAGTGTTGGCGAGCCTCTAGGGGGACATCTTTTCAATATAGCTGGACCAAAATGGAGAAACATTCGTACGAAAATTTCACCAGCATTCACGCCGGTAAAACTTAAGTCGTTTTTCCCCTTAGTAGAGAAAATAGCATCCCAAGCGGTCGAATATGGTGACGCACACTATGCTGAAGGAAAACCTGTTGACTTCTCAGAGTTTTATGCAAAATACGCTATGGAAATCGTTGGTAGTGTAGGGTTTGGTGTTGAAAATGATGGGTTGAAAAAGGAAACCGAGTTCTATCAGCGAGgaaacgaatattttgtaccaAAATCTATATATTG gACAGTAATAAGGGCCATATCGTTTTTCGCTCCcgatattttcaaaaaaatggGAGTGAACCGAACAAATCCCGCCATTAATAACTTCTTTTACGGTCTCGTCAAAGACACGGTTAGTTTTCGAGAGAAAAACAACTATTATAGAAACGACTTCCTGCAAACGCTTATAGAACTACAGAAAAGTGAAAGCGAAAAACAAG TTGGCAATGGATCAAACCAATTTACGTTTACTGACGTAGCAGCAAACACCATGCTCTACATGTTCGCTGGCTACGAGACATCTGCTACTACGGGAATGTTCGCTGCCTACGAAATGGCGCGTAACCCTCAAGTACAGGACAAGGTCAGGCAGGAAGTACAAACGGTCCTCGCAAAATACAACGGACAATTCACTTACGAAGCCCAAAACGAAATGACCTATATGAATATGGTGCTAGATg AAACAATGCGTAAACATCCACCACTACGTGCACTATTCCGGAGATGCAACAAAGACTACAAACTCCCGGACTCTGACTTAGTAATTGAAAATGGTACCTTGGTATTTGTACCAATTCAGTCAATACAAATGGACCCAGATATTTTTGAAGATCCAGAAAGATTCGACCCAGAGCGATTCGCGCCTGAGAAGAAAGCTAAAATGCATCCTTGTATTTGGATGCCATTTGGCGAAGGTCCACGGAAATGTCtag gtTTACGTCAAGGGTATATTCAGTCGAAGATGGCTCTTgtgaaattattaacaaaatatgaatTCACTTTACATGAGAAAACCATTGAGCCACTTCAAATTAAGCCAACATCATTGGCTTGTGCTGCAGAGGGAGGTGTATGGATAAACTTAAAACCTCTAGAAACCGCGTGCAAGTGA
- the LOC125054703 gene encoding uncharacterized protein LOC125054703 isoform X2 — MSSLCIYTSVVTHYGLHDLCMKLSEITGSTTCTYTVNVATLVYERRIRGVYQATHLTILSAWLHTACWVLSALLALFRVLLAIDFQLVRVKAELTGNIDKFLEKNETHIRTISPDLWGMPVSTSASKNSTKVHFQKEYLISKRLLGSESSLSDFGDQLYLSDGSSKNSEMALVPVEKRKLEMNEIYSKVCREHTFITQLLYNIVADVTETSPFLSLSSSVSSLDSDSSLLRIVRQYGQEKITSRLVLADRDKTRALLDIKEAEEAAVDLKRALKSRLNILYENPTSKLENQSDEGKQESTSDQPELGVPSTSKDSAKTKKSSLKNTATQTHKKQRDPSVKVQIESKTSIMNSDTKLNLEKETQTKKEKQD; from the exons CTGCACGTATACGGTGAATGTTGCAACGCTGGTATATGAGCGGCGTATTCGTGGGGTCTATCAAGCAACCCATCTAACCATCCTCTCTGCATGGCTACATACAGCTTGTTGGGTGCTGTCAGCACTTCTAGCTCTATTTCGAGTGTTGCTGGCGATCGATTTCCAACTTGTTCGTGTCAAAGCTGAACTTACCGGGAACATTGATAAATTTCTG GAAAAAAATGAAACGCACATTCGAACAATATCTCCTGATCTTTGGGGGATGCCAGTATCCACTTCAGCATCCAAAAACAGCACGAAAGTTCATTTCCAGAAGGAATACTTAATTTCGAAGAGACTTCTAGGATCCGAATCAAGTCTATCAGATTTTGGTGACCAGCTATATCTTTCCGATGGCTCTTCAAAGAATTCCGAAATGGCTTTAGTTCCTGTTGAAAAAAGGAAACTTGAAATGAATGAAATTTACAGCAAAGTTTGCAGAGAACATACATTCATAACGCAATTGTTGTATAACATTGTTGCTGATGTAACCGAAACATCTCCATTTCTTAGTTTATCCAGCAGTGTCAGTTCACTCGATTCTGACAGCAGCTTACTGAGAATTGTACGACAATATGGCCAGGAAAAAATAACTTCTCGTCTAGTACTCGCGGACCGGGACAAGACACGAGCTTTGCTTGACATAAAAGAAGCTGAAGAGGCGGCGGTGGATCTTAAACGGGCATTAAAAAGCAGACTTAATATTCTTTACGAAAACCCAACCTCAAAACTGGAAAATCAAAGTGACGAAGGAAAACAGGAATCTACAAGTGACCAACCTGAGTTAGGTGTTCCTAGCACAAGTAAAGATTCAGCTAAAACAAAGAAGTCAAGTTTGAAAAATACTGCAACTCAAACGCATAAGAAACAACGCGATCCATCTGTTAAAGTTCAAATAGAATCAAAAACGAGTATTATGAATTCCGATACTAAACTTAATTTGGAAAAAGAGACACAAACTAAGAAAGAGAAACAAGATtag